In a genomic window of Methanophagales archaeon:
- a CDS encoding ATP-binding protein, producing the protein YFKTQYLPASLISDGTINMTALIVALYFEKKPFVIIEEPERNIHPSLISKVVEMMKDVTQTQKKQIVVTTHNPEFVKYAGLENILLVSRNEDGFSTVSRPADKEEVKAFLKNDIGIEELYIQNLLEV; encoded by the coding sequence TATTTCAAAACTCAATATTTACCGGCATCTCTTATTTCTGATGGGACAATAAATATGACCGCTCTTATTGTTGCTCTATATTTTGAGAAGAAGCCATTTGTTATTATAGAAGAACCAGAGCGGAACATTCATCCGTCTCTTATTTCTAAAGTGGTGGAAATGATGAAAGATGTCACACAAACACAAAAAAAGCAGATTGTAGTTACTACTCATAACCCTGAATTTGTAAAGTATGCTGGGTTGGAAAATATTTTGCTTGTTTCTCGCAATGAAGATGGTTTTTCAACAGTTTCTCGACCAGCAGATAAAGAGGAAGTTAAAGCATTCTTAAAGAATGACATAGGTATTGAAGAGCTCTACATACAGAACTTGCTTGAGGTTTAG
- a CDS encoding DNA polymerase II large subunit, with product MMTENLKSKNQYHEILKKGLANELEIAKRARRKGLDPALQPEIKVTKDIAERVEALIGIKGVGARIRELEHKGYGREEVALRIALDFAAAKFGNYKRYEVIEKAVRTSVAILTEGVVAAPLDGISRIEVGRNDDSTEYIKLFYSGPIRSAGGTAQALSVLAADYIRKRMGFAAYSPRDEEIWRYVLEVSAYARISGLQYTPSDDEVREIVRNCPICIDGDPTEDKEVDAYKDLERVATNRIRGGMVLVLTEGIAMKAPKLKRYVEKLGIEGWEWLDRLIKSKRETKKKAFLDDLIAGRPVFGRPANKGSFRLRYGRARNSGFAAIGMHPVTMSLLGFIAPGTQVKPELPGKAACIVPVDSIEGPVVKLKNGDLRKLESCDDIDTAEVLEIVDLGEILIDYGDFLETGQLLKPGAYAHEYWLQELEAKSKEEASIWRSKIPTQEEAIALSLRYDLPLHPAYTYLWEDISSEDREFLSDWICESGALQDGKLLIPDDDNNRVIPILEDLLIPFRRDRNARYCYIVIEEPAAFLRGLGIGTSIDGRLKKDESVRLKQKPKAPTRIGMRMGRPEKSRERMMTPAPHAIFPVGEAGGKNRSLKEALKSKVIDIEVGVKRCMECGNVSLSCYSLCDKCGSSNLKIPARSSNSNISNRSSSKRSMCMSIDLYQFYHDAIKRLGDEHDLTKQDVKCVTGLISGNKVPEHLAKGILRAKYNAFVYKDGTIRYDFTNLPLTHFKPKEIGLSIERARELGYLQDIKGEELRSDTQIVELKQQDIIISINAVPYLIRVTKFLDDLLEKFYQIPRYYNVRAKEDLIGQFVLGLAPHTSAGILGRIIGFTRASACYAHPFFHAAKRRNCDGDEDSIILLLDALLNFSLSFLPDKIGGRMDAPLVLIPIINPKEVDKEAHNLSVMWEYPLDFYLAADSGKHPKEVTIETAATRIAHPSDVYRFGYTHDTTDIAAGPLNSLYKTLGTMMDKVNAQLRLARLIRAVDAREVAETVIKNHFLRDIKGNLRAFGSQRVRCSRCNAKYRRVPLTGRCSRCGGKLLPTVHVAGIKKYLSVSLRIADEYHLSEYTRQRLELLNRDVESLFPTTNKQKALDEFM from the coding sequence ATGATGACAGAGAATTTGAAGAGCAAGAACCAGTATCATGAGATACTGAAGAAGGGCTTAGCGAACGAACTTGAAATAGCGAAGCGAGCGAGGAGGAAGGGTCTTGATCCTGCTCTACAGCCTGAAATAAAGGTAACGAAGGACATTGCAGAGCGAGTGGAGGCATTAATAGGGATAAAAGGTGTGGGTGCGAGGATAAGGGAATTGGAGCACAAGGGTTATGGCAGGGAGGAGGTTGCATTAAGGATCGCACTCGATTTCGCTGCTGCTAAGTTCGGGAATTACAAGCGCTATGAGGTCATTGAGAAAGCGGTCAGGACCTCAGTGGCTATTCTCACAGAAGGTGTGGTCGCTGCACCACTGGATGGAATATCGCGTATAGAGGTTGGGAGGAACGATGATTCCACAGAATACATAAAGCTATTCTATTCAGGTCCAATAAGAAGTGCAGGAGGCACCGCACAGGCACTCTCTGTACTTGCTGCCGACTATATAAGGAAGCGGATGGGATTTGCGGCGTATTCACCACGAGATGAGGAGATATGGCGCTATGTACTGGAGGTATCAGCTTATGCACGCATAAGTGGCTTGCAATATACACCATCGGATGATGAGGTAAGGGAGATAGTGAGGAACTGCCCGATATGCATAGATGGTGACCCGACGGAGGATAAGGAGGTGGATGCCTATAAAGACCTTGAGAGGGTGGCGACGAACAGGATAAGAGGGGGGATGGTACTTGTACTCACAGAGGGTATAGCGATGAAGGCGCCGAAGCTAAAGCGATATGTGGAGAAGCTCGGCATTGAAGGTTGGGAGTGGCTGGATAGACTGATAAAGAGCAAGAGGGAGACCAAGAAGAAAGCGTTTCTGGATGATTTGATTGCTGGTAGACCCGTGTTTGGGCGTCCGGCGAATAAGGGCTCTTTTCGGCTTCGTTATGGACGTGCGAGGAACTCAGGCTTCGCTGCTATTGGAATGCACCCGGTTACGATGTCACTGCTCGGGTTCATCGCTCCCGGTACGCAGGTAAAGCCAGAGCTACCGGGCAAAGCTGCATGTATTGTGCCTGTGGATTCCATTGAGGGACCGGTGGTGAAACTGAAGAACGGAGACCTCCGCAAGCTTGAAAGCTGTGATGATATTGATACTGCTGAAGTATTAGAAATTGTTGACCTGGGTGAGATACTGATAGATTATGGTGACTTTTTGGAGACCGGGCAATTATTAAAGCCTGGTGCGTATGCACATGAATACTGGCTGCAGGAATTAGAGGCGAAATCCAAGGAAGAGGCATCCATATGGCGCTCGAAGATACCCACACAGGAAGAAGCAATTGCGCTCTCGTTACGTTATGACCTGCCGTTGCATCCTGCATATACATACCTGTGGGAGGATATAAGTAGCGAAGACAGGGAATTCCTCTCGGACTGGATATGTGAGAGCGGTGCGCTGCAGGATGGTAAACTGCTCATACCCGATGATGATAACAACAGAGTGATACCGATTTTAGAAGACCTGCTTATTCCCTTTCGTAGAGACAGAAATGCCCGCTACTGCTATATAGTAATAGAGGAGCCTGCCGCTTTTCTCCGCGGTCTGGGGATTGGTACAAGCATAGATGGGAGATTGAAGAAGGATGAATCGGTGAGATTGAAACAGAAGCCAAAAGCACCGACGAGAATCGGTATGCGAATGGGTAGACCGGAGAAATCAAGAGAAAGAATGATGACCCCCGCGCCACATGCAATCTTCCCGGTAGGCGAGGCAGGAGGTAAAAACAGGTCACTCAAGGAAGCGTTGAAGTCAAAGGTGATAGATATAGAGGTAGGAGTGAAGAGATGCATGGAGTGTGGGAATGTATCGCTATCTTGCTATTCCTTATGCGATAAATGTGGCTCTTCCAATCTCAAAATCCCGGCAAGAAGTAGCAATAGCAATATCAGTAACAGGAGCAGTAGCAAGAGGAGTATGTGTATGAGTATAGACCTGTACCAATTTTATCATGATGCAATAAAGAGACTTGGAGATGAGCATGATTTGACAAAACAGGATGTAAAATGTGTAACCGGACTCATTTCGGGTAACAAAGTGCCTGAGCATCTTGCTAAGGGCATATTAAGAGCGAAATATAACGCTTTTGTCTATAAGGATGGTACGATAAGATATGACTTTACCAATCTACCATTAACGCATTTCAAGCCCAAAGAGATAGGACTAAGCATTGAACGAGCACGAGAGCTTGGCTATTTGCAGGATATAAAAGGTGAGGAGCTGAGAAGCGATACGCAGATAGTAGAGTTGAAGCAGCAGGATATCATTATCTCTATTAATGCCGTTCCATATCTCATTCGTGTTACGAAGTTCCTGGACGATCTGCTGGAGAAGTTCTATCAGATACCACGCTATTACAATGTAAGAGCTAAAGAAGACCTGATTGGGCAGTTTGTGCTTGGACTGGCACCACACACCTCCGCGGGGATATTGGGCAGGATAATAGGATTCACACGTGCCTCAGCCTGTTATGCACATCCATTCTTCCATGCAGCGAAGCGAAGGAACTGCGACGGCGATGAGGACTCAATAATTCTGCTGCTGGATGCACTGCTGAATTTCTCGCTATCCTTCTTGCCTGATAAGATTGGGGGCAGAATGGATGCACCTTTAGTTCTCATACCAATAATAAACCCAAAGGAGGTAGATAAAGAGGCACATAACCTCTCTGTCATGTGGGAATACCCTCTGGACTTCTATCTTGCGGCTGATTCGGGTAAGCATCCAAAAGAAGTTACAATAGAGACGGCAGCCACGCGAATAGCCCACCCGAGTGATGTTTACAGGTTCGGCTATACGCATGATACAACGGACATTGCAGCAGGTCCTTTGAACTCGCTATATAAGACGCTGGGTACAATGATGGACAAGGTGAATGCACAATTGAGGCTGGCAAGACTTATAAGAGCGGTGGATGCACGGGAAGTAGCAGAGACGGTGATAAAGAACCATTTTCTGCGTGATATAAAAGGTAATCTCCGCGCGTTCGGCTCACAAAGGGTACGGTGCAGTCGCTGCAATGCGAAATACCGGAGGGTACCACTTACGGGCAGGTGCAGCCGATGTGGTGGGAAACTACTACCTACGGTGCACGTTGCAGGAATAAAGAAATATCTATCGGTATCACTGCGCATAGCTGATGAGTATCACCTGAGTGAATACACGAGGCAGCGACTGGAATTGCTGAATCGAGACGTTGAGTCGCTCTTCCCTACGACTAATAAGCAGAAGGCACTGGATGAGTTCATGTAG
- a CDS encoding S8 family serine peptidase has translation MDNRVILAIVVASAILLSQSLPLAAAVGLKDRTHVHVIVIFKDKPDSQLIQRYQGGVNYRYKLIPAVAASLPKNAITRLKKNPNIAYIERDYEISITETETLPWGVDRINAEMVWNGADGGTEVIKGRDAGSGINISIIDTGIDYNHPDLAPNYKSGYDFVNDDDDPMDDNGHGTHCAGIIAAAFNRKGIIGVAPEANLYAVKALDSKGKGYVSDVIAGIEWSVNHKMAIISMSMGSTSDSTALREACEKAYKAGVLLVASAGNKGSGKDKDMDTVTYPGRYDSVIAVAAIDKHNRRASFSSTGPEVELAAPGVRIYSTYPEDRYSIKSGTSMACPHVTGTAALVWHAHPEYNNTQLRERLHDTAEDLGPEGKDNEYGYGMVNAGEAVYVKAQDTDTTPPGSISNLEASSVGDTWIRWDWENPQDTDFGYTMLFLNGTWIANTSNTYYYARGLTPNTSYSIGTHTVDVSGNVNETWVNQTVKTKNTTISAPISSSSSIPHISYISYKPPSLNSFSSFKPSLSWKKPSFSYPSVDVYRKIRMYNNNNNNYNQRTYFRNDASTSAIKKMNKELFYQYVKDVQEYTDTKRYRLRPEEWNRR, from the coding sequence ATGGATAACAGAGTGATCTTGGCTATTGTAGTAGCATCTGCTATATTATTGAGCCAGAGTCTTCCCCTCGCTGCTGCTGTTGGGCTAAAAGATAGGACGCATGTGCATGTAATAGTGATATTTAAGGACAAACCTGACTCACAATTGATACAGAGATATCAGGGAGGGGTAAACTACCGGTACAAGCTAATTCCCGCGGTTGCTGCTTCGCTACCGAAGAATGCCATTACGAGATTAAAGAAGAACCCGAATATAGCATATATAGAACGCGATTATGAGATATCTATAACAGAGACAGAGACTCTACCCTGGGGTGTTGATAGGATAAATGCGGAAATGGTATGGAACGGTGCTGATGGCGGAACAGAGGTAATAAAAGGTCGAGATGCTGGTTCAGGCATCAATATCTCCATTATAGACACTGGGATAGATTATAATCACCCTGATTTGGCACCCAATTATAAGAGTGGCTATGATTTCGTGAACGATGACGATGACCCGATGGATGATAACGGTCATGGTACACATTGTGCGGGTATTATTGCAGCGGCGTTTAACCGGAAGGGAATCATAGGTGTAGCACCAGAGGCGAATCTGTATGCGGTTAAGGCACTGGACAGTAAAGGTAAAGGATACGTTAGTGATGTAATAGCGGGAATTGAGTGGTCCGTGAATCACAAAATGGCTATCATCTCCATGAGTATGGGTTCAACTTCTGATTCGACTGCATTGCGTGAGGCTTGTGAGAAAGCGTATAAAGCAGGAGTGTTGCTCGTCGCGTCGGCAGGTAATAAAGGCTCTGGTAAGGATAAGGATATGGATACCGTGACTTATCCGGGTAGATACGACTCTGTAATTGCCGTTGCCGCAATAGATAAACATAACAGGCGAGCGAGCTTCTCCAGCACCGGTCCTGAGGTTGAACTTGCAGCGCCCGGCGTTAGGATATATTCAACATATCCGGAGGATAGATACAGTATAAAGAGTGGCACTTCTATGGCTTGCCCACATGTCACGGGCACTGCTGCTCTTGTCTGGCATGCACACCCTGAATATAACAACACCCAGCTAAGAGAGCGATTACATGATACAGCAGAGGACCTGGGTCCGGAAGGTAAAGATAACGAGTATGGATATGGCATGGTGAATGCGGGAGAGGCAGTTTATGTGAAAGCGCAAGATACTGATACTACTCCGCCCGGGAGCATCAGCAATTTAGAAGCCTCCTCTGTTGGCGATACCTGGATAAGATGGGATTGGGAGAACCCCCAGGATACTGATTTTGGCTATACCATGCTTTTCCTGAATGGCACCTGGATTGCTAACACCTCTAACACGTACTATTATGCTCGCGGACTCACACCAAATACCTCTTATAGCATTGGTACACATACAGTGGATGTCTCGGGTAATGTGAATGAGACATGGGTGAACCAAACAGTGAAGACAAAAAACACAACGATATCCGCCCCCATCTCCTCTTCTTCATCAATACCACATATATCCTATATATCCTATAAACCACCCTCTCTAAATAGCTTCTCGAGCTTTAAACCCTCTTTAAGCTGGAAAAAGCCGTCATTCTCATATCCTTCTGTTGATGTATACCGGAAAATACGGATGTACAATAATAACAATAATAATTATAATCAGCGCACGTATTTCCGGAACGATGCGAGTACGAGTGCAATCAAAAAGATGAACAAGGAGCTTTTTTATCAGTATGTGAAAGATGTGCAGGAGTATACAGATACGAAACGGTACCGTTTACGACCCGAGGAATGGAATAGACGGTGA
- a CDS encoding amidohydrolase family protein, translated as MCRSIQIRNGTVYDPRNGIDGEEMDIFIANGKLVEEASPKPEVVIDARGKAVVPGGIDVHGHVATYGLNLTRFTFGFPTLGQIGDIYARMGYTHVNEPLMTLNTASYVHHELSGIPIVDTSAFLVLTLHDIEKGIREGDREGVKRLILHLLGITKALNAKLYDVEVRYEKRGFFYRDIPIHRCLNFFHELSPLRDGMPGIQLRTYPELLEEDTKFLTAFCLADIASGIDNEERYEAALAVLKRGGCVDLGITIPVLEGMGNMRIGYENEAASSSSNFISMDIGLEKPLIYSRIENKSKSETESNNIDKRVYYSLSFALDALKYYKNISFSTDSSNGCLFYAYPGIFAALLSHDNRTELVKEELPHDEYSMYELVAITRENPARQLGLGDNKGHLGTGADADIAIYDIGEDTGIKDLEKRLHSCLYLLKGGEVVIREGELINGRVKKRTLFLPERGEEEKEASEDELTAEVLSRRSFRAEHLNVDDCFLSFHTYHE; from the coding sequence ATGTGCAGGAGTATACAGATACGAAACGGTACCGTTTACGACCCGAGGAATGGAATAGACGGTGAGGAAATGGACATTTTCATCGCCAATGGTAAGCTTGTGGAGGAGGCGAGTCCAAAACCTGAGGTTGTGATAGATGCAAGGGGGAAGGCAGTTGTACCTGGAGGGATAGATGTGCACGGACATGTTGCCACATACGGACTTAATTTGACGAGATTTACCTTTGGATTCCCGACCCTGGGTCAGATAGGAGACATCTATGCCAGGATGGGCTACACGCACGTGAATGAGCCGTTAATGACCCTGAACACCGCGAGTTATGTACACCATGAGCTCTCTGGCATTCCTATTGTTGATACCTCCGCATTCCTCGTGCTCACTTTGCATGATATAGAGAAGGGGATAAGAGAGGGGGACAGAGAAGGAGTAAAGAGGCTTATACTTCATCTCTTAGGCATTACCAAAGCGTTAAATGCGAAGTTATACGATGTAGAAGTTAGATACGAGAAGAGAGGTTTCTTTTATCGTGATATCCCAATTCATAGATGCTTGAATTTCTTCCATGAGCTCTCACCACTGCGAGATGGAATGCCAGGGATACAATTGAGAACATATCCCGAGCTGTTAGAGGAGGATACGAAATTTTTAACCGCTTTCTGTCTGGCTGATATTGCATCGGGCATAGATAATGAAGAGCGGTATGAAGCGGCACTGGCGGTACTGAAGAGAGGAGGCTGTGTAGATTTGGGTATTACTATCCCGGTATTGGAGGGTATGGGGAATATGAGGATAGGGTATGAGAATGAGGCAGCGAGTTCCAGTTCCAATTTCATCAGCATGGATATAGGACTGGAAAAGCCATTGATATACTCAAGGATTGAGAATAAAAGTAAGAGTGAAACTGAAAGTAATAATATAGATAAAAGAGTGTATTACTCTTTATCATTCGCGCTCGATGCCCTGAAATACTATAAAAATATCTCATTCTCCACTGATAGCTCCAATGGTTGCTTGTTCTACGCTTATCCCGGTATATTTGCAGCCCTGTTGAGCCACGATAATAGGACAGAGCTGGTGAAAGAGGAACTCCCTCATGATGAGTACTCGATGTATGAGCTCGTAGCGATAACGCGTGAGAATCCGGCAAGACAGCTTGGATTGGGCGATAATAAAGGGCATCTGGGTACGGGCGCAGATGCCGATATTGCAATATACGATATAGGCGAGGATACAGGGATAAAAGATTTGGAGAAGCGATTGCACTCCTGTTTATACCTTTTGAAAGGAGGAGAAGTGGTAATAAGAGAAGGAGAGCTTATCAACGGTAGAGTGAAGAAGAGGACACTGTTCTTACCAGAGCGAGGAGAAGAAGAAAAAGAAGCGAGTGAGGACGAACTGACAGCGGAAGTACTCAGCCGAAGATCGTTTCGGGCTGAACATCTGAACGTGGACGATTGCTTTTTGTCATTCCATACATATCATGAATAG